The following coding sequences are from one Gossypium hirsutum isolate 1008001.06 chromosome A12, Gossypium_hirsutum_v2.1, whole genome shotgun sequence window:
- the LOC107951261 gene encoding uncharacterized protein: protein MIYKRSPFGSNTSFHASLSFVFFFFFNILKSAVEGNSGSSSPMEKSTTFLIRRSIYTFLQYYHYFTATAAILALPYSLSVLVSQFFVPSSPLLPSIHNHLKAIFMAAEFPPSSDFFRVLSFKISQTISSSIFALPFTLSFFLVAKASIIHLVNHHHTPTSPPSLSSVLSLYKPLLSTFICNFFVLLSANSTAFCLLFFGFHLFNGFGFSSSPNWLIFMSAAGAVLYSVIIANALIICNLALVSSGMEKSGGYSAILRACVLIKGRASTALALAVPWNLALAAIEALFHYRVVRAYHSGDFNSFSIALEVVLIAYLYSNFVVLDTVVSSMLFKSCKTGCLMDEEGRDCYRIEIVAEKDGNAYVKLTNIEYLP, encoded by the coding sequence ATGATATACAAGAGAAGTCCCTTTGGTTCAAACACAAGCTTCCATGCTTCTctgagttttgtttttttttttttttttaatatcttaaaatCAGCCGTGGAAGGGAATAGCGGTTCATCATCTCCGATGGAGAAATCAACCACCTTCCTCATTAGAAGATCTATCTACACTTTCCTTCAATACTATCACTACTTCACTGCAACTGCtgcaatccttgctttgccataCTCCCTTTCGGTTCTTGTTTCGCAGTTCTTTGTCCCCTCTTCTCCTCTGTTACCATCAATCCACAATCATCTCAAAGCCATTTTCATGGCGGCCGAGTTTCCTCCCTCCTCGGACTTCTTCAGGGTTCTCAGTTTCAAGATTTCCCAGACCATTTCTTCATCAATCTTTGCTCTTCCTTTCACCCTTTCTTTCTTCCTCGTAGCCAAAGCTTCCATCATTCACCTCGTCAACCACCACCATACCCCAACCTCCCCACCTTCATTATCTTCGGTTTTATCCCTTTACAAGCCTCTCTTATCCACTTTCATATGCAATTTCTTCGTGCTTTTATCTGCAAATTCAACAGCTTTCTGCCTTTTGTTCTTTGGGTTCCATTTGTTTAATGGGTTTGGATTCTCATCGTCTCCCAATTGGCTCATCTTCATGTCAGCTGCTGGTGCTGTTCTTTATTCCGTAATTATTGCCAATGCACTTATAATTTGTAACTTAGCTTTGGTTTCTTCAGGGATGGAGAAATCAGGTGGGTATTCAGCAATTTTAAGAGCTTGTGTTTTAATAAAGGGAAGGGCTTCAACTGCTTTAGCATTGGCAGTGCCTTGGAATCTGGCGTTGGCAGCCATTGAAGCTCTCTTCCATTACCGCGTTGTGAGAGCCTATCATAGTGGTGATTTCAACAGTTTCTCAATTGCTTTAGAAGTGGTCTTAATTGCTTACTTATACTCCAATTTCGTTGTTCTTGATACTGTTGTGAGTTCCATGCTCTTCAAAAGCTGCAAAACAGGTTGTTTGATGGATGAGGAAGGAAGGGATTGTTACAGGATTGAAATTGTAGCAGAGAAAGATGGAAATGCTTATGTGAAGTTGACGAATATTGAATATCTtccatag